A window from Gorilla gorilla gorilla isolate KB3781 chromosome 21, NHGRI_mGorGor1-v2.1_pri, whole genome shotgun sequence encodes these proteins:
- the SLC4A11 gene encoding solute carrier family 4 member 11 isoform X6 has product MQPRLPPRAYIHILRPDPRGLRVWRRFPLVHAAPPVASFLRQRGTNSRDHPGPGPGRAQPPPTHVSLRYSSHPQLFSLLDQRLCLPGGRDAVPGLETVACRPPCDPGRVTGVGGTAPAMGVYGPQDRSESEKRDVQRDPPPWHRRREGERPARARSLPLAAAGQGFLRKTWISEHENSPTMSQNGYFEDSTAGSLGYYKCDTDDTFEAREETLGDEAFDTANSSIVSGESIRFFVNVNLEMQATNSENEATSGGCVLLHTSRKYLKLKNFKEEIRAHRDLDGFLAQASIVLNETATSLDNVLRTMLRRFAQDPDNNEPNCNLDLLMAMLFTDAGAPMQGKVHLLSDTIQGVTATVTGVRYQQSWLCIICTMKALQKRHVCISRLVRPQNWGENSCEVRFVILVLAPPKMKSTKTAMEVARTFATMFSDIAFRQKLLETRTEEEFKEALVHQRQLLTVVSHGPVAPRMKERSTVSLPAHRHPEPPKCKDFVPFGKGIREDIARRFPLYPLDFTDGIIGKNKAVGKYITTTLFLYFACLLPTIAFGSLNDENTDGAIVIRVICDDYDLDFNSFYAWTGLWNSFFLALYAFFNLSLVMSLFKRSTEEIIALFISITFVLDAVKGMVKIFWKYYYGHYLDDYHTERTSSLVSLSGLGASLNASLHTALNASFLASPTELPSATHSGQATAVLSLLIMLGTLWLGYTLYQFKKSPYLHPCVREILSDCALPIAVLAFSLISSHGFREIEMSKFRYNPSESPFAMAQIQSLSLRAISGAMGLGFLLSMLFFIEQNLVAALVNAPENRLVKGTAYHWDLLLLAIINTGLSLFGLPWIHAAYPHSPLHVRALALVEERVENGHIYDTIVNVKETRLTSLGASVLVGLSLLLLPVPLQWIPKPVLYGLFLYIALTSLDGNQLVQRVALLLKEQTAYPPTHYIRRVPQRKIHYFTGLQVLQLLLLCAFGMSSLPYMKMIFPLIMIAMIPIRYILLPRIIEAKYLDVMDAEHRP; this is encoded by the exons ATGCAGCCCCGGCTCCCGCCCCGCGCCTACATTCACATCCTGCGCCCCGACCCCCGGGGTCTCCGAGTCTGGAGGCGCTTTCCTCTCGTGCACGCGGCCCCTCCTGTCGCTTCCTTCCTCCGACAGCGAGGCACAAACAGCCGGGACCATCCGGGGCCCGGCCCAGGGAGGGCGCAGCCTCCCCCGACCCATGTGTCCCTCAGATACTCCTCCCACCCCCAATTGTTCTCCCTTTTGGACCAACGGCTCTGCCTTCCAGGCGGCCGGGACGCGGTCCCAGGACTGGAGACCGTTGCCTGTCGGCCCCCGTGTGACCCGGGGCGCGTGACGGGGGTCGGGGGAACTGCGCCTGCAATGGGCGTTTATGGCCCCCAGGACCGGTCTGAGAGTGAGAAGAGGGATGTGCAGAGAGATCCCCCGCCTTGGCATcggaggagagagggggagaggcccGCTCGGGCCCGGTCCCTTCCTCTCGCTGCAGCGGGGCAGGGTTTTCTCAGGAAAACCTGGATTAGcgaacatg AAAACTCTCCCACCATGTCGCAGAATGGATACTTTGAGGATTCAA CAGCTGGGTCTCTAGGCTACTACAAGTGTGACACAGATGACACCTTCGAAGCCCGAGAGGAGACCCTGGGGGATGAGGCCTTCGACACTGCCAACTCCTCCATCGTGTCTGGCGAGAGTATCCGTTTTTTTGTCAATGTCAACCTTGAGATGCAGGCCACCAACTCTG AGAATGAAGCGACTTCCGGTGGCTGTGTGCTCCTGCACACCTCCCGAAAG TACCTGAAGTTAAAGAACTTCAAGGAAGAGATCCGTGCGCACCGCGACCTAGATGGCTTCCTGGCGCAGGCCAGCATCGTCCTGAACGAGACGGCCACCTCCCTGGATAACGTGCTGCGGACCATGCTTCGCCGCTTCGCCCAGGACCCTGACAACAATGAGCCCAACTGCAACCTGGACCTGCTCATGGCCATGCTCTTCACCGATGCCGGGGCACCCATGCAGGGTAAAG TCCACCTGCTGTCAGATACCATCCAAGGGGTCACCGCCACAGTGACAGGGGTGCGGTACCAGCAGTCGTGGCTCTGCATCAT CTGTACCATGAAGGCCCTACAGAAGCGGCACGTGTGCATCAGCCGCCTGGTTCGCCCACAGAACTGGGGGGAGAATTCCTGCGAGGTTCGGTTCGTCATCCTGGTGCTGGCCCCACCCAAGATG AAAAGCACTAAGACTGCGATGGAGGTGGCGCGCACCTTTGCCACCATGTTCTCGGATATCGCCTTCCGCCAGAAGCTCCTGGAGACCCGCACAGAGGAGGAATTCAAGGAGGCCTTGGTGCATCAGAGACAGCTGCTCACCGTGGTGAGCCACGGTCCAGTGGCGCCGAGAATGAAGGAACGCAGCACAGTCTCCCTCCCTGCCCACAGACACCCAGAG CCCCCAAAGTGCAAGGACTTTGTCCCTTTTGGGAAGGGCATCCGGGAGGACATCGCACGCAGGTTCCCCTTGTACCCCTTGGACTTCACTGATG GCATTATTGGGAAAAACAAGGCTGTGGGCAAATACATCACCACCACCCTGTTCCTCTACTTCGCCTGCCTCCTGCCCACCATCGCTTTCGGGTCTCTCAATGACGAGAACACAGACGGAGCCATCG TGATTCGTGTCATCTGTGATGACTATGACCTGGACTTCAACTCCTTCTACGCATGGACGGGCCTGTGGAATAGTTTCTTCCTTGCGCTTTATGCCTTTTTCAACCTCAGCCTGGTCATGAGTCTCTTCAAGAG GTCGACGGAGGAGATCATCGCCCTCTTCATTTCCATCACGTTTGTGCTGGATGCTGTCAAGGGCATGGTTAAAA TCTTCTGGAAGTACTACTATGGGCATTACTTGGACGACTATCACACAGAAAGGACTTCATCCCTTGTCAGCCTGTCAGGCCTCGGCGCCAGCCTCAACGCCAGCCTCCACACTGCCCTCAACGCCAGCTTCCTGGCCAGCCCCACGGAGCTGCCCTCGGCCACACACTCAGGCCAGGCGACCGCCGTGCTCAGCCTCCTCATCATGCTGGGCACGCTCTGGCTGGGCTACACCCTCTACCAATTCAAGAAGAG CCCCTACCTGCACCCCTGCGTGCGAGAGATCCTGTCTGACTGTGCCCTGCCCATCGCGGTGCTCGCCTTCTCCCTCATCAGCTCCCATGGCTTCCGGGAAATCGAGA TGAGCAAGTTCCGCTACAACCCCAGCGAGAGCCCCTTTGCGATGGCGCAGATCCAGTCGCTGTCCCTGAGGGCCATCAGCGGTGCCATGGGCCTCGGCTTCCTGCTGTCCATGCTCTTCTTCATCGAGCAGAACTTGGTGGCCGCCTTGGTGAATGCGCCGGAGAACAG GCTGGTGAAGGGCACTGCCTACCACTGGGACCTCCTGCTCCTCGCCATCATCAACACAGGGCTGTCTCTGTTTGGGCTGCCTTGGATCCATGCCGCCTACCCCCACTCCCCGCTGCACGTGCGAGCCCTGGCCTTAGTGGAGGAGCGTGTGGAGAACGGACACATCTATGACAC GATTGTGAACGTGAAGGAGACGCGGCTGACCTCGCTGGGCGCCAGCGTCCTGGTGGGCCTGTCCCTGTTGCTGCTGCCGGTCCCGCTTCAGTGGATCCCCAAGCCCGTGCTCTATGGCCTCTTCCTCTACATCGCGCTCACCTCCCTCGATGGCAACCAGCTCGTCCAGCGCGTGGCCCTGCTGCTCAAGGAGCAG ACTGCGTACCCCCCGACACACTACATCCGGAGGGTGCCCCAGAGGAAGATCCACTACTTCACGGGCCTGCAGGTGcttcagctgctgctgctgtgtgcCTTCGGCATGAGCTCCCTGCCCTACATGAAGATGATCTTTCCTCTCATCATGATCGCCATGATCCCCATCCG ctATATCCTGCTGCCCCGAATCATTGAAGCCAAGTACTTGGATGTCATGGATGCTGAGCACAGGCCTTGA
- the SLC4A11 gene encoding solute carrier family 4 member 11 isoform X8, which yields MAATTRRVFHLQPCENSPTMSQNGYFEDSTAGSLGYYKCDTDDTFEAREETLGDEAFDTANSSIVSGESIRFFVNVNLEMQATNSAENEATSGGCVLLHTSRKYLKLKNFKEEIRAHRDLDGFLAQASIVLNETATSLDNVLRTMLRRFAQDPDNNEPNCNLDLLMAMLFTDAGAPMQGKVHLLSDTIQGVTATVTGVRYQQSWLCIICTMKALQKRHVCISRLVRPQNWGENSCEVRFVILVLAPPKMKSTKTAMEVARTFATMFSDIAFRQKLLETRTEEEFKEALVHQRQLLTVVSHGPVAPRMKERSTVSLPAHRHPEPPKCKDFVPFGKGIREDIARRFPLYPLDFTDGIIGKNKAVGKYITTTLFLYFACLLPTIAFGSLNDENTDGAIDVQKTIAGQSIGGLLYALFSGQPLVILLTTAPLALYIQVIRVICDDYDLDFNSFYAWTGLWNSFFLALYAFFNLSLVMSLFKRSTEEIIALFISITFVLDAVKGMVKIFWKYYYGHYLDDYHTERTSSLVSLSGLGASLNASLHTALNASFLASPTELPSATHSGQATAVLSLLIMLGTLWLGYTLYQFKKSPYLHPCVREILSDCALPIAVLAFSLISSHGFREIEMSKFRYNPSESPFAMAQIQSLSLRAISGAMGLGFLLSMLFFIEQNLVAALVNAPENRLVKGTAYHWDLLLLAIINTGLSLFGLPWIHAAYPHSPLHVRALALVEERVENGHIYDTIVNVKETRLTSLGASVLVGLSLLLLPVPLQWIPKPVLYGLFLYIALTSLDGNQLVQRVALLLKEQTAYPPTHYIRRVPQRKIHYFTGLQVLQLLLLCAFGMSSLPYMKMIFPLIMIAMIPIRYILLPRIIEAKYLDVMDAEHRP from the exons ATGGCCGCGACCACCAGGCGCGTGTTCCATCTGCAGCCGTGCG AAAACTCTCCCACCATGTCGCAGAATGGATACTTTGAGGATTCAA CAGCTGGGTCTCTAGGCTACTACAAGTGTGACACAGATGACACCTTCGAAGCCCGAGAGGAGACCCTGGGGGATGAGGCCTTCGACACTGCCAACTCCTCCATCGTGTCTGGCGAGAGTATCCGTTTTTTTGTCAATGTCAACCTTGAGATGCAGGCCACCAACTCTG CAGAGAATGAAGCGACTTCCGGTGGCTGTGTGCTCCTGCACACCTCCCGAAAG TACCTGAAGTTAAAGAACTTCAAGGAAGAGATCCGTGCGCACCGCGACCTAGATGGCTTCCTGGCGCAGGCCAGCATCGTCCTGAACGAGACGGCCACCTCCCTGGATAACGTGCTGCGGACCATGCTTCGCCGCTTCGCCCAGGACCCTGACAACAATGAGCCCAACTGCAACCTGGACCTGCTCATGGCCATGCTCTTCACCGATGCCGGGGCACCCATGCAGGGTAAAG TCCACCTGCTGTCAGATACCATCCAAGGGGTCACCGCCACAGTGACAGGGGTGCGGTACCAGCAGTCGTGGCTCTGCATCAT CTGTACCATGAAGGCCCTACAGAAGCGGCACGTGTGCATCAGCCGCCTGGTTCGCCCACAGAACTGGGGGGAGAATTCCTGCGAGGTTCGGTTCGTCATCCTGGTGCTGGCCCCACCCAAGATG AAAAGCACTAAGACTGCGATGGAGGTGGCGCGCACCTTTGCCACCATGTTCTCGGATATCGCCTTCCGCCAGAAGCTCCTGGAGACCCGCACAGAGGAGGAATTCAAGGAGGCCTTGGTGCATCAGAGACAGCTGCTCACCGTGGTGAGCCACGGTCCAGTGGCGCCGAGAATGAAGGAACGCAGCACAGTCTCCCTCCCTGCCCACAGACACCCAGAG CCCCCAAAGTGCAAGGACTTTGTCCCTTTTGGGAAGGGCATCCGGGAGGACATCGCACGCAGGTTCCCCTTGTACCCCTTGGACTTCACTGATG GCATTATTGGGAAAAACAAGGCTGTGGGCAAATACATCACCACCACCCTGTTCCTCTACTTCGCCTGCCTCCTGCCCACCATCGCTTTCGGGTCTCTCAATGACGAGAACACAGACGGAGCCATCG ACGTGCAGAAGACCATAGCCGGGCAGAGCATCGGGGGCCTGCTCTACGCGCTCTTCTCTGGGCAGCCATTGGTGATTCTGCTGACCACCGCGCCCCTGGCGCTCTACATCCAGG TGATTCGTGTCATCTGTGATGACTATGACCTGGACTTCAACTCCTTCTACGCATGGACGGGCCTGTGGAATAGTTTCTTCCTTGCGCTTTATGCCTTTTTCAACCTCAGCCTGGTCATGAGTCTCTTCAAGAG GTCGACGGAGGAGATCATCGCCCTCTTCATTTCCATCACGTTTGTGCTGGATGCTGTCAAGGGCATGGTTAAAA TCTTCTGGAAGTACTACTATGGGCATTACTTGGACGACTATCACACAGAAAGGACTTCATCCCTTGTCAGCCTGTCAGGCCTCGGCGCCAGCCTCAACGCCAGCCTCCACACTGCCCTCAACGCCAGCTTCCTGGCCAGCCCCACGGAGCTGCCCTCGGCCACACACTCAGGCCAGGCGACCGCCGTGCTCAGCCTCCTCATCATGCTGGGCACGCTCTGGCTGGGCTACACCCTCTACCAATTCAAGAAGAG CCCCTACCTGCACCCCTGCGTGCGAGAGATCCTGTCTGACTGTGCCCTGCCCATCGCGGTGCTCGCCTTCTCCCTCATCAGCTCCCATGGCTTCCGGGAAATCGAGA TGAGCAAGTTCCGCTACAACCCCAGCGAGAGCCCCTTTGCGATGGCGCAGATCCAGTCGCTGTCCCTGAGGGCCATCAGCGGTGCCATGGGCCTCGGCTTCCTGCTGTCCATGCTCTTCTTCATCGAGCAGAACTTGGTGGCCGCCTTGGTGAATGCGCCGGAGAACAG GCTGGTGAAGGGCACTGCCTACCACTGGGACCTCCTGCTCCTCGCCATCATCAACACAGGGCTGTCTCTGTTTGGGCTGCCTTGGATCCATGCCGCCTACCCCCACTCCCCGCTGCACGTGCGAGCCCTGGCCTTAGTGGAGGAGCGTGTGGAGAACGGACACATCTATGACAC GATTGTGAACGTGAAGGAGACGCGGCTGACCTCGCTGGGCGCCAGCGTCCTGGTGGGCCTGTCCCTGTTGCTGCTGCCGGTCCCGCTTCAGTGGATCCCCAAGCCCGTGCTCTATGGCCTCTTCCTCTACATCGCGCTCACCTCCCTCGATGGCAACCAGCTCGTCCAGCGCGTGGCCCTGCTGCTCAAGGAGCAG ACTGCGTACCCCCCGACACACTACATCCGGAGGGTGCCCCAGAGGAAGATCCACTACTTCACGGGCCTGCAGGTGcttcagctgctgctgctgtgtgcCTTCGGCATGAGCTCCCTGCCCTACATGAAGATGATCTTTCCTCTCATCATGATCGCCATGATCCCCATCCG ctATATCCTGCTGCCCCGAATCATTGAAGCCAAGTACTTGGATGTCATGGATGCTGAGCACAGGCCTTGA